The following DNA comes from Longimicrobium sp..
GAGGAACAGCTAGTGCGAAGTGCGAAGTGCGAAGTGCGAAGTGCGAAAAGTACGACAGCACCTAGCACCCGGCACTCAGGACTAAAGCACAAGGACCAAGGACTTTCAGTTCGGCGATGGATCTCACCCCCGTCACCCTCGAGGGGCGCTACGTCCGCCTGGTGCCGCTCTCGCTCGACCACGTCCCGGCGCTGTGGGAGGTGGCGAGCGACGAAGACCTCTGGCGGCTGACGATCGCGATGGTCAGGAGCGAGGACGACCTGCGGCGCTACGTCGAGGCCGCGCTCCAGGCGCAGGCGGAGGGGACGGCGCTCCCCTTCGCCACCACCGACGCGGCCACGGGGCGGCCGATCGGGAGCACGCGCTTCGGCAGCATCGAGCCGGCGCACCGCAAGGTGGAGATCGGGTGGACGTGGATCGGCCGGCCCTGGCAGCGCACGCCGATCAACACCGAGGCCAAGTACCTGATGCTGCGCCACGCCTTTGAGACGCTCGGCTGCGTGCGCGTGGAGCTGAAGACCGACGTGCTCAACGAGCGCTCCCGCCGGGCGATCCGGCGCATCGGCGCCCGGGAGGAGGGGATCCTGCGCAAGCACCAGGTCACCGAGACGGGGCGGAACCGCGACACCGTCTACTACAGCATCGTCGACGACGAGTGGCCGTCCGTGAAGGCGCGCCTGGAGGAGATGCTCGCCCGCCCCTACCCCGGCCCCGAGCCCGCATGAGCGCCTGCCGCGCCGCCGCCGCCCTCGCGCTCCTCCCCGCCCTGGCCGCCTGCGCCGGGGCGGCCGCCGCGCCGCGCACCGCGCCCGCCCCCGCCCCCGCCCCCGCCCCCGCCCCCGCCCCCGCCCCCGCCCGCGCCGCGCTCGCGGCCGCGCTCGACTCCATCTTCGGCGACACCCTGTTCGCGGGGGCGCACTGGGGCGTGGTGGTGCGCTCGCAGGCCACGGGCGAAGTGCTCTACGGCCGCAACGCGGGGAAGATGTTCGTCCCCGCCTCGAACATGAAGCTGGTGACGGGCGCGGCCGCGCTCGAGGCGCTGGGGCCGGCGTACCGCTACCGCACGGCCGTCGCCGCCACGGGCCCTGTCCAGGGCGGCGAGTTGCGGGGCGACCTGGTGGTGGTCGGCAGCGGCGACCCCACCATCTCCGCGCGCTTCGGCGGCGGCGACGCGCGCACGGTCTTCCGCGCCTGGGCCGACTCGCTCCGGGCGCGCGGCGTCACCCGCGTCACCGGCCGGGTGGTCGGCGACGACGACGCCTTCGACGACGTGCCGCTGGGGCGCGGCTGGGCCTGGGACGACACCGACGCCGGCTACTCCGCCGAGATCTCCGCCCTGGAGCTGAACGAGGGCGTGGTCGGCGTCGAGGTCCGGCGCGGCGCCGCGGAGGGCTCTCCCGCCGTGGTCACCCTCGGCCCGCCGACCGCGTACACGCCCGTCGCCAACCGGGCCACGACCGTCGCCCCCGGCGCCGCTTCCGACGTGGAAGCCCTCCGGCAGCCGTTGGGGCCGGGGATCGTCGTCTCCGGCCGCGTCCCGGCGGACACGACCGTCGTCACCACCGAGGTGGCGGTGCGCAACAACACGCTGTACTTCGCCACCGTGCTGCGGGAGACGCTGGCCGCGGCGGGGATCCAGGTGCTGGGCGAGGCCGTGGACGTCGATTCCCTCGCGGCGAAGCCCGCGAACACCGACACGCTCTTCGTGCACGCCTCGCCGCCGCTCGCGGAGATCCTCCCCGCCTTCCTCAAGCCGAGCCAGAACCAGATCGGCGAGCTGCTGCTGAAGACGCTGGGGCGCGAGCTGCGCGGGATGGGGACGGCCGGCGCCGGCGTGGCGGTGATCGACAGCCTGGCGCGCCTCTGGGGGCTGCCGCCGCGGCGTCTGGCGCAGGCGGACGGCTCGGGGCTCTCGCGCTACAACCTGGTGGCGCCCGAGCTCCTGGTCGCGCTGCTGGAGCACATGCGGCGGAGCCCCAATCGCGAGCTCTTCCACGCCGCGCTCCCGGTGGCCGGTGAGGATGGGACGCTGTCGGGCCGGATGCGCGGCACGCCGCTGCAGGGCAACGTCCACGCGAAGACGGGGACGCTCTCCGGCGTGCGCTCCCTCTCCGGCTACCTCACCACCGCCGCCGGCGAGCCGATCGTCTTCTCGATGATCGTCAACCACCACACCCTCACCTCCCGCGACGCCGACCGCCTGGCCGAGTCCGCCCTGATGAGAGTGTACGCGATGCCCCGCGAGCGCCAGCGATGAGGTGCTCGGTGAATTAACGATCCTCAAATCTGTCATTCCGAGCGTCGCCCCAGCGCCATCCGCAGCCTTGAGACAAAGCTCGGGGGCGACCGAGGAATCTACTCACCCCGCGACAAGGCCAGTCGTTCCGCTACGCACCAGCCCCGGGAACTCATCTACCCTCGTTTCCCAATGCGGCGATTCTACGTCTACATCCTCGCCAGCCTCTCGCGGACCCTCTACGTCGGCGTCACCAGTGACCTGCCGCGCCGCGTCTACGAGCACAAGCACAAGCTCCGGGGCGGATTCACCGCGCGGTACAACGTCAATCGGCTCGTTTACTACGAGACGACGGAGAACTCCCGCGCCGCCATCGAACGCGAGAAGGGAGATCAAGGACTGGACGCGCAAGAAGCGACTGGACCTGGTCGAGAGCATGAATCCCGGGTGGGAAGACCTCGCGGAGACGATGCGACTGGTGGAGTGAGCGGGCCCAGA
Coding sequences within:
- a CDS encoding GNAT family N-acetyltransferase, with product MDLTPVTLEGRYVRLVPLSLDHVPALWEVASDEDLWRLTIAMVRSEDDLRRYVEAALQAQAEGTALPFATTDAATGRPIGSTRFGSIEPAHRKVEIGWTWIGRPWQRTPINTEAKYLMLRHAFETLGCVRVELKTDVLNERSRRAIRRIGAREEGILRKHQVTETGRNRDTVYYSIVDDEWPSVKARLEEMLARPYPGPEPA
- the dacB gene encoding D-alanyl-D-alanine carboxypeptidase/D-alanyl-D-alanine-endopeptidase; the protein is MSACRAAAALALLPALAACAGAAAAPRTAPAPAPAPAPAPAPAPARAALAAALDSIFGDTLFAGAHWGVVVRSQATGEVLYGRNAGKMFVPASNMKLVTGAAALEALGPAYRYRTAVAATGPVQGGELRGDLVVVGSGDPTISARFGGGDARTVFRAWADSLRARGVTRVTGRVVGDDDAFDDVPLGRGWAWDDTDAGYSAEISALELNEGVVGVEVRRGAAEGSPAVVTLGPPTAYTPVANRATTVAPGAASDVEALRQPLGPGIVVSGRVPADTTVVTTEVAVRNNTLYFATVLRETLAAAGIQVLGEAVDVDSLAAKPANTDTLFVHASPPLAEILPAFLKPSQNQIGELLLKTLGRELRGMGTAGAGVAVIDSLARLWGLPPRRLAQADGSGLSRYNLVAPELLVALLEHMRRSPNRELFHAALPVAGEDGTLSGRMRGTPLQGNVHAKTGTLSGVRSLSGYLTTAAGEPIVFSMIVNHHTLTSRDADRLAESALMRVYAMPRERQR